One window of Papaver somniferum cultivar HN1 chromosome 9, ASM357369v1, whole genome shotgun sequence genomic DNA carries:
- the LOC113312756 gene encoding uncharacterized protein LOC113312756: MYEQGLILLPHLATLGWGVGPGGEVIDTFPYFVSGVLHLISYAVLGFGGTYHSLLGAETLEESFPFFGYVWKDRNKMTTILDIHLILLGIGAFLLVLKALYFGCVYDIWASGGGGWAILDALSVFGFIACCFVWFNNTAYPSEFYGPTGPEASQAQAFTFLVRDQRLGANVGSAQGPTGLGKYLMRSPTGEIIFGGETMRFWDLRAPWLEALRGPNVLDLSRLKKDIQPWQERRSAEYMTHAPLGSLNSVGGVATEINAVNYVSPQSWLATSHFVLGFFLFVGHVWHTGKARAAAS, encoded by the exons ATGTATGAACAAGGATTGATTTTACTTCCCCATCTTGCTACTCTAGGTTGGGGGGTAGGTCCTGGTGGGGAAGTTATAGACACCTTTCCATACTTTGTATCTGGAGTACTTCACTTAATTTCCTATGCAGTATTGGGCTTTGGCGGTACTTATCATTCACTTCTCGGAGCCGAGACTCTTGAAGAATCCTTTCCATTCTTCGGTTATGTATGGAAAGATAGAAATAAAATGACCACAATTTTGGATATTCACTTAATCTTATTAGGTATAGGTGCTTTTCTTCTAGTACTCAAGGCTCTTTATTTTGGGTGTGTATATGATATTTGGGCTTCTGGGGGTGGGGGGTGGGCGAT TTTAGATGCTTTATCTGTCTTTGGTTTCATTGCTTGTTGTTTTGTCTGGTTCAATAATACTGCTTATCCTAGTGAATTTTACGGGCCCACTGGGCCAGAAGCTTCTCAAGCGCAAGCATTCACCTTTCTAGTTCGAGACCAACGTCTTGGGGCTAACGTGGGATCCGCTCAAGGACCTACCGGTTTAGGTAAATATCTAATGCGTTCCCCAACAGGGGAGATCATTTTTGGAGGAGAAACTATGCGTTTTTGGGACCTCCGCGCTCCCTGGTTGGAAGCTTTAAGGGGTCCAAATGTCTTGGACTTGAGCAGGCTGAAAAAAGACATCCAACCTTGGCAAGAACGGCGTTCTGCGGAATATATGACCCATGCTCCTTTAGGTTCCTTAAATTCCGTGGGTGGCGTAGCTACTGAAATCAATGCAGTCAATTATGTTTCTCCTCAAAGTTGGTTAGCTACCTCTCATTTTGTTCTAGGATTCTTCCTATTCGTGGGTCATGTATGGCATACGGGAAAAGCTCGTGCAGCTGCATCATGA
- the LOC113309718 gene encoding uncharacterized protein LOC113309718 encodes MVSRRWYHRMYTMEVSKALKIIQSDGPSRGLHLNVTKTKIFWPSFDPRREAAGVFPPNIGKPSAGVKLLGGPVSLGLQYCSVMVHSRVGKTLQLMDKMKQLQDLQSELLLLRNCSGVSRLYFTLRITTPSAIQTAAAHFDKHLLQYLRQIVVGDEAGFGLIQHLVTLPLKVGGLGIHTMSNTGQFCFLASCAQTQHLQTTILKQLSVPVSSLMYQQAVQTYNQVCGLSDTNFSINDAAPRYMKSLAVIYFGVVKEKIATDFSLSDRDLTLWHYNIISHPMDFLKAIPISGLNQAIVLKQFRSVLSYRFGIPLFGKDNTCSSCNRHMEVFRDHALHCASDIRPKLRHNLVRNVLADMCYKAGVAARKEAVLGFLSDNATSLRPADILVYTWEDGKDVCMDIIGVSPFTSASTRDLSSGHAISAAIACKRTKYLDKCLSHGYSFGVLAFSIMGALGEQTLFSAEIKKLSSQSGCKS; translated from the coding sequence ATGGTGTCTCGACGATGGTACCATCGCATGTATACAATGGAGGTGTCCAAGGCACTGAAAATTATTCAATCTGACGGGCCAAGCAGAGGTCTTCACCTGAATGTCACCAAGACCAAGATATTTTGGCCTAGTTTCGATCCGAGAAGAGAAGCAGCTGGCGTTTTCCCTCCAAACATTGGTAAGCCTTCAGCTGGTGTGAAACTCTTGGGTGGCCCTGTTAGCCTTGGTCTGCAATATTGTAGTGTCATGGTTCACAGTAGGGTTGGTAAAACTCTACAACTCATGGACAAGATGAAGCAGCTTCAAGACCTGCAAAGCGAACTTCTACTTTTACGCAACTGTAGTGGAGTTTCCAGGCTCTACTTTACACTTCGCATCACCACCCCTTCGGCAATTCAAACTGCTGCTGCACATTTTGATAAGCACCTCTTACAATACTTGCGACAAATTGTTGTTGGAGATGAAGCTGGTTTTGGTTTGATACAACATCTGGTTACACTGCCACTTAAAGTAGGGGGCTTGGGAATACATACAATGTCTAACACAGGTCAGTTTTGTTTCCTAGCCTCTTGTGCACAGACCCAACATCTACAAACCACCATCCTAAAGCAATTATCGGTTCCAGTATCGAGTCTTATGTATCAGCAAGCCGTACAGACCTACAATCAAGTCTGTGGGCTATCAGACACCAATTTCAGCATCAACGACGCCGCCCCTCGGTATATGAAATCACTGGCGGTTATTTACTTTGGTGTTGTTAAGGAGAAAATAGCCACCGACTTCTCTTTATCTGACCGAGATCTCACCCTATGGCACTACAATATAATTTCCCATCCAATGGATTTTCTGAAGGCCATACCTATCAGCGGACTTAACCAAGCTATCGTGCTAAAACAATTTCGATCTGTGCTCAGCTACCGGTTTGGCATACCTCTCTTTGGTAAGGACAATACATGCTCAAGTTGCAACAGACACATGGAAGTATTCAGAGATCATGCCTTGCATTGTGCTAGCGATATTAGGCCTAAGTTGCGGCACAACTTGGTGAGAAATGTCTTAGCTGATATGTGTTATAAAGCTGGAGTTGCTGCTAGGAAGGAAGCTGTCCTGGGGTTCTTGTCCGATAATGCTACTAGTCTCCGACCCGCTGACATCCTGGTTTATACTTGGGAAGATGGGAAAGACGTTTGCATGGATATTATCGGTGTCTCTCCTTTCACAAGTGCTAGTACTCGCGACCTTTCTTCTGGACATGCTATTTCAGCCGCAATCGCTTGCAAACGTACTAAATACCTAGACAAGTGTTTATCGCATGGTTACAGTTTTGGTGTGTTGGCCTTCTCAATTATGGGTGCACTTGGTGAACAGACTCTCTTTTCTGCAGAGATCAAGAAACTGTCTAGTCAGTCAGGATGCAAATCATAA